Proteins from a genomic interval of Marmoricola sp. OAE513:
- a CDS encoding tetratricopeptide repeat protein — MTQQPFSRPGAFDLAGLGASAPTGAPGAPAGSAGVSGAYTLAIDEANFQTVLESSMSAPVILAFYAASRSPESVQLADDLQALSNEFDGRFLLGRIDVDATPQIAQAMQVPSVPLVVLVAQGRPVPLVDRAVPVEDLRTAITQVLQQLTASGFAGRHQPRSGEVDAETGEETLDPRYAPAQDALERGDAAGAVAEYQKLLASNPADAEAAAGLAMAQLLLRTEGADLNAARAAAAQNPDDVDAQTMVADLDLLGGHVDDAFVRLINLVARTSDADRDKARTHLIGLFGAVGGDDPRVIKARRDLASALF, encoded by the coding sequence ATGACTCAGCAGCCGTTCTCCCGTCCCGGTGCTTTCGACCTCGCAGGCCTCGGCGCCTCGGCACCGACCGGCGCGCCGGGTGCACCGGCCGGTTCAGCAGGCGTCAGCGGGGCGTACACGCTCGCGATCGACGAGGCCAACTTCCAGACCGTCCTGGAGAGCTCGATGAGCGCTCCGGTCATCCTGGCGTTCTACGCGGCGTCGCGTTCCCCAGAGAGCGTCCAGCTCGCCGATGACCTCCAAGCGCTCTCCAACGAGTTCGACGGGCGGTTCCTGCTCGGGCGCATCGACGTCGACGCCACCCCGCAGATCGCCCAGGCGATGCAGGTGCCCTCGGTTCCGCTGGTCGTCCTGGTCGCGCAGGGCCGCCCGGTGCCGCTGGTGGACCGGGCCGTCCCGGTCGAGGACCTGCGCACCGCGATCACCCAGGTGCTCCAGCAGCTGACGGCGAGCGGTTTCGCCGGACGGCACCAGCCGCGTTCCGGCGAGGTGGACGCCGAGACCGGCGAGGAGACGCTGGACCCGCGGTACGCACCGGCCCAGGACGCGCTCGAGCGCGGCGACGCCGCCGGTGCGGTCGCGGAGTACCAGAAGCTGCTCGCGTCCAACCCGGCCGACGCCGAGGCCGCCGCCGGCCTGGCGATGGCCCAGCTGCTGCTGCGGACGGAGGGTGCCGACCTGAACGCCGCCCGGGCCGCTGCGGCGCAGAACCCTGATGACGTGGACGCGCAGACGATGGTCGCCGATCTCGACCTGCTCGGCGGGCACGTGGACGACGCGTTCGTCCGCCTGATCAACCTGGTGGCGCGCACCTCCGACGCGGACCGGGACAAGGCGCGCACGCACCTGATCGGTCTCTTCGGTGCGGTCGGCGGGGACGACCCGCGGGTGATCAAGGCGCGTCGCGACCTGGCCTCCGCGCTGTTCTGA
- a CDS encoding nitrate/nitrite transporter: protein MSVTDKPAAAATAPAAPSRGTSWIDHWEPEDPEFWETTGKPIAQRNLLFSIFAEHLGFSVWLLWSVSAALLSKAGFVFTPEQLFWLVAMPNLVGSLLRLPYTFAVPRFGGRNWTIVSALLLVIPTGLFAFFVQRPDTPFWVFLLISMTAGVGGGNFASSMASINFFYPTAKKGAALGLNAAGGNAGVAVIQFFLPIIVGGAGAFGLVKASQSGLVLERAGYLYAALALLAAACAYKFMNNLSAAYSRPREQLAVVRYKHTWIMAFLYIGTFGSFIGYSAAMPLLIKINFFRSPIPTESIGINFAYYAFLGALVGSIARPFGGWLADKYGGARVTFGAFVAMILGTIAVYVSLTRLDTVPAPDPAKIAAWTKDPSSFPGFPPAVVEAVDHNSAIFPFFLVAFLFIFAATGIGNGSAYRMIPAIWKTYARSAGPEGSQPRVDADAKATKESSAVLGIVGAVGALGGFLIPITFNSPWVTDPVAATKSAFVVFACFYLVCLAVTWAFYLKPSSEMAKAKV from the coding sequence ATGTCCGTCACCGACAAGCCGGCCGCCGCCGCGACCGCCCCTGCGGCGCCGTCGCGGGGCACGTCCTGGATCGACCACTGGGAGCCGGAGGATCCGGAGTTCTGGGAGACGACCGGCAAGCCGATCGCCCAGCGCAACCTGCTCTTCTCGATCTTCGCCGAGCACCTCGGCTTCTCCGTCTGGCTGCTGTGGAGCGTGAGCGCGGCGTTGCTGAGCAAGGCCGGGTTCGTGTTCACCCCGGAGCAGCTGTTCTGGCTGGTGGCGATGCCCAACCTGGTCGGCTCGCTGCTGCGGCTCCCGTACACCTTCGCGGTGCCCAGGTTCGGTGGCCGCAACTGGACGATCGTCTCGGCGCTCCTGCTGGTGATCCCGACCGGGCTCTTCGCCTTCTTCGTGCAGCGGCCCGACACCCCGTTCTGGGTGTTCCTGCTGATCTCGATGACCGCCGGCGTCGGCGGTGGGAACTTCGCCTCCTCGATGGCGAGCATCAACTTCTTCTACCCGACCGCGAAGAAGGGTGCGGCGCTGGGTCTGAACGCGGCGGGCGGCAACGCCGGCGTCGCGGTGATCCAGTTCTTCCTGCCGATCATCGTCGGTGGCGCGGGCGCCTTCGGGTTGGTCAAGGCGAGTCAGAGCGGGCTGGTCCTCGAGCGCGCCGGCTACCTGTACGCCGCGCTCGCCCTGCTGGCGGCGGCGTGCGCCTACAAGTTCATGAACAACCTCTCGGCGGCCTACTCCCGCCCCCGTGAGCAGCTCGCGGTGGTCCGGTACAAGCACACCTGGATCATGGCGTTCCTCTACATCGGCACGTTCGGCTCCTTCATCGGCTACTCCGCGGCGATGCCCCTGCTGATCAAGATCAACTTCTTCCGCTCGCCGATCCCGACCGAGTCGATCGGGATCAACTTCGCCTACTACGCGTTCCTCGGAGCTCTGGTCGGATCGATCGCGCGGCCGTTCGGTGGCTGGCTCGCCGACAAGTACGGCGGCGCCCGGGTCACCTTCGGAGCGTTCGTCGCGATGATCCTCGGCACCATCGCCGTCTACGTCAGCCTCACCCGGCTCGACACCGTCCCGGCGCCCGACCCGGCCAAGATCGCGGCCTGGACCAAGGACCCGTCCAGCTTCCCGGGCTTCCCGCCGGCGGTGGTCGAGGCGGTCGACCACAACTCGGCGATCTTCCCGTTCTTCCTGGTCGCGTTCCTGTTCATCTTCGCGGCGACCGGTATCGGCAACGGGTCGGCGTACCGGATGATCCCGGCCATCTGGAAGACCTACGCGAGGTCGGCCGGTCCCGAGGGCAGCCAGCCCCGGGTCGACGCGGACGCGAAGGCCACCAAGGAGTCCTCGGCGGTGCTCGGCATCGTGGGTGCTGTCGGCGCGCTGGGCGGGTTCCTGATCCCGATCACGTTCAACTCGCCGTGGGTCACCGACCCGGTGGCCGCGACCAAGAGCGCGTTCGTGGTGTTCGCGTGCTTCTACCTGGTCTGCCTCGCCGTCACCTGGGCGTTCTACCTCAAGCCGTCCTCGGAGATGGCCAAGGCGAAGGTCTGA
- a CDS encoding methylmalonyl-CoA mutase family protein: MEDSVSTEKSARQRWQDRYAASRLREADFTTLSGMEVEAAYGTEDSEWPGEFPFTRGLYAAGQRGRTWTIRQFAGFGNAKQTNERYKMILGRGGGGLSVAFDMPTLMGRDSDDPRSLGEVGHCGVAIDSAADMDVLFDGINLGDVTTSMTISGPAVPIFCMMLVAAERAGVDTGKLNGTLQTDIFKEYIAQKEWIFGPEPHLRLIGDLMEYCAENIPAYKPLSVSGYHIREAGSTAAQELAFTLADGFGYVELGLSRGLDVDVFGPGLSFFFDSHLDFFEEIAKFRAARRIWATWMRDVYGAKTDKAQWMRFHTQTAGVSLTAQQPYNNVVRTAVEALAGVLGGTNSLHTNALDETLALPSEQAAEIALRTQQVIMEETGVINVADPLGGSWYVEALTDKIEAEANAIFTKILSLGGSNLTAADHAGLAAATAAGENPITKGLLRGIEDGWFSSEIAEAAFQYQKALEKGDKKVVGVNVHLDSVTHDLEILRVSHEVEVEQVRELGARKAGRDQAVVDAAIAEMVAVGRTGENMIPAMLQACRVEASLSEICDALRAEWGEYREPARF, translated from the coding sequence GGCGTACGGCACCGAGGACTCCGAGTGGCCCGGTGAGTTCCCGTTCACCCGTGGTCTGTACGCGGCGGGGCAGCGCGGACGCACCTGGACCATTCGGCAGTTCGCCGGCTTCGGCAACGCCAAGCAGACCAACGAGCGCTACAAGATGATCCTCGGCCGCGGCGGCGGCGGCCTCTCCGTCGCGTTCGACATGCCGACCCTGATGGGCCGCGACTCCGACGACCCGCGCTCGCTCGGCGAGGTCGGGCATTGCGGCGTGGCCATCGACTCGGCCGCGGACATGGACGTCCTCTTCGACGGGATCAACCTCGGCGACGTCACCACCTCGATGACGATCAGCGGGCCGGCCGTCCCGATCTTCTGCATGATGCTCGTCGCCGCGGAGCGCGCGGGTGTCGACACCGGTAAGCTCAACGGCACGCTGCAGACCGACATCTTCAAGGAGTACATCGCCCAGAAGGAGTGGATCTTCGGCCCCGAGCCGCACCTGCGCCTGATCGGCGACCTGATGGAGTACTGCGCGGAGAACATCCCTGCGTACAAGCCGCTCTCGGTCTCCGGGTACCACATCCGCGAGGCCGGCTCGACGGCCGCGCAGGAGCTCGCGTTCACCCTCGCCGACGGTTTCGGGTACGTCGAGCTCGGTCTGTCCCGCGGCCTCGACGTCGACGTGTTCGGTCCGGGTCTGAGCTTCTTCTTCGACTCCCACCTCGACTTCTTCGAGGAGATCGCCAAGTTCCGCGCGGCCCGTCGGATCTGGGCGACCTGGATGCGCGACGTGTACGGCGCCAAGACCGACAAGGCGCAGTGGATGCGCTTCCACACCCAGACGGCGGGCGTCTCGCTGACCGCGCAGCAGCCGTACAACAACGTGGTCCGCACCGCCGTGGAGGCCCTTGCCGGCGTCCTCGGCGGCACCAACTCGCTGCACACCAACGCCCTCGACGAGACCCTGGCGCTCCCGTCCGAGCAGGCCGCCGAGATCGCCCTGCGCACCCAGCAGGTGATCATGGAGGAGACCGGGGTCATCAATGTCGCCGACCCGCTCGGCGGCTCCTGGTACGTCGAGGCGCTCACCGACAAGATCGAGGCCGAGGCGAACGCGATCTTCACCAAGATCCTGTCGCTCGGCGGCTCGAACCTGACTGCGGCCGACCACGCCGGGCTGGCTGCGGCGACCGCGGCGGGGGAGAACCCGATCACCAAGGGCCTGCTCCGCGGCATCGAGGACGGGTGGTTCTCCTCCGAGATCGCCGAGGCGGCGTTCCAGTACCAGAAGGCACTGGAGAAGGGCGACAAGAAGGTCGTCGGGGTCAACGTGCACCTCGACTCGGTCACCCACGACCTCGAGATCCTCCGGGTCTCCCACGAGGTCGAGGTCGAGCAGGTGCGCGAGCTGGGCGCCCGCAAGGCAGGTCGCGACCAGGCGGTCGTCGACGCGGCCATCGCCGAGATGGTCGCCGTCGGGCGCACCGGGGAGAACATGATCCCGGCGATGCTGCAGGCCTGCCGCGTCGAGGCCTCGCTCAGCGAGATCTGCGATGCGCTGCGCGCTGAGTGGGGCGAGTACCGGGAGCCGGCCCGCTTCTAG
- a CDS encoding ATP-binding protein produces the protein MAGANEGATTPTERRRRHGSARDLGFRLAFWSISFLVAGYIGRATVIDGRGLSLIWPAIGIAAMWLGTAERRTLPVDLVVLSACMMLVNLTTGAPLVPAALFLLTNLLQVAVFVALVRRWIPDLWGFGGTGQLHRIVDLARIAVAAAISGAASTAFAIPAISVALGAPHPVSVAVWWGRNTVALVVISTLMMLTCQPLVASGSIRAAAEAVREALSPQSPGRLAEVCGLIGASVALSLLIFADRTAEPLAFLLLVTSVWAGLRFASLAVTVHGVAMGAVGMFFTLADRGPFAAIDDLHYRALVAQGFVLMTVLTGLALAFSRAERDAAARELVRARRAADERAQLLNAVLESLKEGVVVVESDGHVLVHNSASRDLAGLVGSASEQVRPASEYGLFHPNGLPLREDEMANARALAGEVVEPFDLHVRTPSVPQGRILEVSGRPLLSEPGAPRRAMVNLRDVTVDRQHRDALSSFAGVVAHDLVNPLSIVDGWTEALADEFRTGSVSPAVGALMVERIQDSTRHMREFIADLMSYTIARDQSLRSGPVDLTATVRSLADLRTSSPAAPVIAVADGLQVWADAGLVRQLLDNLIGNAVKYVAPGVRPVVEVSGQTVGDWLEVRVADNGIGIPEAQREAVFETFHRAHGEGYHGTGLGLAICRRIVDRHGGSIHVAPGARGTGTTIVFRLPLVAAVEEQPFVGSQAAPPADS, from the coding sequence ATGGCGGGGGCCAACGAGGGTGCGACGACGCCGACGGAGCGACGTCGGCGCCACGGGAGCGCCCGTGACCTGGGGTTCCGGTTGGCGTTCTGGAGCATCTCGTTCCTGGTCGCCGGGTACATCGGACGCGCGACCGTCATCGACGGACGCGGCCTGAGCCTGATCTGGCCCGCGATCGGCATCGCCGCGATGTGGCTCGGCACCGCCGAGCGCCGTACGCTGCCGGTCGACCTGGTCGTCCTCTCGGCCTGCATGATGCTGGTGAACCTGACCACCGGCGCCCCGCTCGTACCGGCAGCGCTCTTCCTGCTCACGAACCTGCTCCAGGTCGCCGTGTTCGTGGCCCTGGTCCGGCGCTGGATCCCGGACCTGTGGGGCTTCGGCGGCACAGGCCAGCTGCACCGGATCGTCGACCTCGCGAGGATCGCCGTCGCCGCCGCGATCTCGGGTGCGGCCAGCACGGCGTTCGCCATCCCTGCCATCAGTGTCGCGCTCGGTGCTCCCCATCCCGTTTCCGTCGCCGTCTGGTGGGGGCGCAACACGGTGGCGCTGGTCGTGATCTCGACGCTGATGATGCTGACCTGCCAGCCACTCGTCGCCAGCGGCAGCATCCGAGCAGCCGCCGAGGCGGTGCGCGAGGCGCTGTCCCCGCAGTCACCGGGCCGGCTCGCCGAGGTGTGCGGGCTGATCGGAGCCTCGGTGGCACTCTCGCTGCTGATCTTCGCCGACCGGACCGCCGAGCCGCTCGCGTTCCTGCTCCTGGTGACGTCGGTCTGGGCCGGGCTGCGGTTCGCCTCGCTGGCGGTGACCGTGCACGGCGTCGCCATGGGCGCGGTCGGGATGTTCTTCACGCTCGCCGACCGGGGCCCGTTCGCCGCCATCGACGATCTGCACTACCGCGCCCTGGTCGCCCAGGGCTTCGTGCTGATGACCGTCCTGACCGGCCTCGCGCTCGCGTTCAGCCGCGCGGAGCGTGACGCCGCCGCCCGCGAGCTGGTTCGTGCCCGGCGGGCGGCCGACGAGCGTGCCCAGCTGTTGAACGCGGTGCTCGAGTCGCTCAAGGAGGGCGTCGTCGTCGTGGAGAGCGACGGGCACGTGCTGGTGCACAACTCCGCGAGCCGCGACCTGGCCGGGCTCGTCGGTAGCGCGTCCGAGCAGGTGCGCCCGGCTTCGGAGTACGGGCTGTTCCACCCCAACGGACTGCCCCTGCGCGAGGACGAGATGGCGAACGCACGCGCTCTGGCCGGCGAGGTGGTCGAGCCCTTCGACCTGCACGTGCGGACCCCGTCCGTGCCGCAGGGAAGGATCCTCGAGGTCAGTGGCCGGCCGCTGCTCTCCGAGCCGGGCGCACCGCGCCGCGCGATGGTGAACCTGCGTGACGTCACCGTGGACCGTCAGCACCGCGACGCGCTCTCCTCGTTCGCCGGCGTCGTGGCCCACGACCTGGTCAACCCGCTGTCCATCGTGGACGGATGGACCGAAGCCCTGGCCGACGAGTTCCGGACCGGCTCGGTGTCCCCTGCCGTGGGGGCGCTGATGGTGGAGCGGATCCAGGACTCGACCCGGCACATGCGCGAGTTCATCGCCGACCTGATGTCGTACACGATCGCCCGCGACCAGTCCCTGCGCTCCGGGCCGGTGGACCTCACCGCGACGGTGCGCTCGCTGGCCGACCTGCGCACCTCCTCTCCCGCAGCGCCGGTGATCGCGGTGGCCGACGGACTGCAGGTCTGGGCCGACGCCGGTCTGGTGCGCCAGCTGCTCGACAACCTGATCGGCAACGCGGTCAAGTACGTCGCCCCGGGCGTCCGCCCCGTCGTCGAGGTGAGCGGTCAGACCGTCGGCGACTGGCTCGAGGTGCGCGTCGCCGACAACGGCATCGGCATCCCCGAGGCGCAGCGCGAAGCCGTCTTCGAGACCTTCCACCGAGCGCACGGCGAGGGCTACCACGGCACGGGGCTGGGTCTGGCGATCTGCCGGCGGATCGTGGACCGGCACGGCGGCAGCATCCACGTCGCCCCGGGAGCGCGTGGCACCGGGACGACGATCGTCTTCCGGCTGCCCCTGGTCGCCGCGGTCGAGGAGCAGCCGTTCGTGGGGAGCCAGGCGGCTCCGCCCGCCGACAGCTAG